Below is a window of Ananas comosus cultivar F153 linkage group 9, ASM154086v1, whole genome shotgun sequence DNA.
TGTCCACATAGGAACACAAAGCATACTGTGAATTTGAGTGCGTTTTTAATGTGTCAAGCCGTCAACCATCCGCACACAAACATGAAGCTTACTACTAATTCGGCAGCTAACTcaatgctgttttttttttttttttcccccggCTTTGGCGGTTGCGGAGTATATATTCTTATCTTTGGTATTTAATTTCAGGTTGCTGAGTCGTCAGGTTGCGTACAACCTTTTGTTTTGGTTGCCCATGTTATCCGCAAGGGTACATCTTCTTGCTCGTTCTGGATTTATTTATGTTGTAACACATACATCGAGTATTATTTATCCGATGTACTATTATTCGTTTACAATGCTATGGTATTATAACTTTCCTTTGGGTTGTTGTAGCATCATCTGTATGATCGTATTTGTGTTATTTGTCTGCAGCTGTCGAGTAGGTTGAATGTTCTTCCGCGAACTGGGAATTGCAATAGAGGCAATCATAGAATGTCATTTTTATTAACTTCATTATAATCAGCACTGCACGAAATTATATCTAAGTGCTGTGTTTGGCATCACTTTGGTTTCATTTGCGTTGAAGTTTTAATCCCGAGtgcctgatttttttttcaggataAGCGGAGTTGTTCTTAACCTAGTTCTTTATATCAGTTGGTCTGATGTAGTTCAATGACTATTCCATTGAGCGCAGCCAAAAGTCCATCAAAGTAATGCTTTTCTCAGTCCTCAGATGCTTCTATTGGAGGTTGAAGATTCGAAGATCCAAAGCATTTGTGGACATTTTTCGGCTCTATATCATTCGGAGTGGTTGCATTTTGAAAACGCACGTGGATGCatgaacattttattttattcaatcgCCTTTTGTTCTGTTCATGCTGGTTCTATAGTCATTATTTTTTTCAGTAAAATTACAGggaaaaaaagtgctgctaaaaATAATAGTTGGACAATAAAGAAAAAGGCTtaataatacatacatattCCGTTTCAGAATCCACATTTGGCTTTCTCATGACCATAGATCAGTAATACAATTATAACCATCCTTACAACAGCATACATAGAgcatatcatattttttttccttttcttggggagaaaattttggaaattaaatAAGTAGCACTTACAAGAAGAAGAGAAGTTGAAAATGGCGCCGCAGCGGCGGTAGCGGCGGCAGcaaggaaggaaaagagaagaggtATTGATTGATTTTAGGTGAGGGCGTTGGCGCCGGCGACGATCTCGAGGATCTCGCCGGTGATCTTGGCCTGGCGCTCGCGGTTGTAGACGATGGAGAGGCTGCGGCGGAGCTCGACGGCGTTGTCGCTGGCGTTGCTCATGGCGCTCATGCGCGCGGCGAGCTCGCTGGCGAGCGACTCCTGCAGGGCGCGCAGGATCTGGCTGTTGAGGTAGAGCGGCAGCAGGGCGTCGAGGATCTGCACGGGGTCCTGCTCGAACTGCAGGATGGGCGAGAAGGCGGGCGTGGGCGTCCGCACCGTCTCGCGCTCGACCGTGAGCCTGCCCTCCCTGGTGGTGAGGCGGAAGAGCTCGTCCTCGGCCGCGTCGACGCACACCCCGTTGATGTCGCAGATCTCCCCCTTGGGCGACAGCGGCAGCAGCGTGTGGATCACCGGGTCCGCCTTCACCAGCGACACGAACTTGGTGTACAGCAGCTCCACCTTGTCCACCTCCTCGCTCACGAACAGCGCGAACACGTCGTCCCGCGCCGTCGGCAGGCTGCCCACCTCCAGGAACCGGTCCACGGGGATGTAGGGCCGCCGCTGGAAGTAGGAGTTGCCCTTCTTCCCCACCGAGATCAGCGTGTACGCGATGCCCAGCGCCGACAGCTCCCCCATGCGCGACTCCGCCTTCTTGATGATGTAGTTGTTGAACCCCCCGCACAGCCCCCGGTCCCCCGTCACCACCACCAGCGCCACCTTCCGCACCGGCCGCACGCGCGTCAGCGGCACGTCCACGTCCTCGCTCTGCAGCTGCTCGTTGATGTTGTACAGCACCTCCACCAGCGTCTCCGAGAAGGGCCGCCCGCTCACCACCGCCTCCTGCGCCCGCCGCAccttcgccgccgccaccaGCTTCATCGCCTCCGTTATCTTCTGCGTGTTCTTCACCGAGTCGATGCGCTCCCGGAGCTCCCGGAGCCCGCACCGCACCGCCGCCGACCCCGCGCCGCGCCGGACGAGGAGGCCCGGGgaatgctgctgctgctgctgctgctgctgaaacGGCAGGCGGGAGGGGAGGAGCAGCGACCGCGACGACAGCGAGTCCGCCGAGGACGCCAACATcgctgcggcggcggcagcgccagcagaggaggaagaggaggacaTGGTGTGGGTGAGTAAGTgattcactctctctctctctctctctctgttttttaCTCTCTCTTTTGCCTCTTCAatggagaagagaagagaagagaagagttAGGGCTTCTGGAGATTGAGGGATTGAGATGATTGGGTGGAGGGAACGAGAGGTGGAGGGAGAAGGGAGGGGGGGAGAGGGGGGGAATTTGGGAGGGAGGATTTGGATTGGGTTGGGGATAAGGGGGCGGATTTTGACCGTTGGGACTGAGGATGTGGTTTTGTGGTGTTGGAAGAGTTTGTGTTGTGGAATATGGATTATGGAAGAGTAGGTCCCGTGTGTAATTAGGATCACGAAGGTCACCGACCGTAGGTAAAGGAttcggtggttggtacctgaggttgCAAGTTTGAAATTCTGATTGATTCAtaactttatttctaaataaagtaaacgaagcgggtagcgtgctacctaatctctttctcaaaaaaaaaaaaaagatcatgaAGGTCTTCGTGCTTCTAagctgtttttgatgatggaacttTCGAATTGATAAtagactccgttagacttgatctagcgtatttgaagtatctaaaaaataatttttttaattttttgatattatttatatagCGATCGAAAGTGtccaaaatcaacagctgaaaataaaaaatcacaaaacatagtgatatagcactaaaattttcaataatagatATTGATCTTTCAGTAAatagtacaaaaaattttttattaaaatttcattagatttgaATACGTTTACATCATTAAACTTGTAAACGATATATATCAAACTATTAAAAAGTATTGATTTTAAAGCCTTTTTGGGGAGGTGGTGTTTAGTGGTGTTGTCAACTGTGGCAAAGAGTGATTTTTTTGGATTCCACCTTTCTACGAGTAATGATGTGTTAGCTGTGTAGGTGTTAAGTCCAATTACCAAGTGTACCACAACTTACCTGCCAGCACATAATCTGAATAGAGTACAAATTTTTGGCCGTGGGAGTTGTTGGAAAGTTTTATCAAACTTTGTCTGCGATAGTTGAGGTTTTGGCCTGTATTAATCTTAAGATGGCATTGGTAACTAAATCAACTATCATATGTTGTAAGTtcaataatcttttttttttgagaatcggtagcacgctacttgcttcattcattgaataaGTGAATTAGACTACAGAGGTGAGGCAACCATGGCCccaaatagagagaaaaaaaaaatcataggtTGTCTTTCCAAGAATCAATCAAAAACTTGAGCCTACGCATCGCTAATATGGGGTCAAACTGGATGTCACGAAAGATAAGGTTGTTCCTCGCCTTCCAAATGATCTACCAACATGCGGCCAATTCAGATAGACCATCCCTTCTACTTTGTCCACCATCCCTTCCCCTTCACCTTTTTCGGACAATATGTACATCGTCACCCAGCTCTCTCGGCTGAACGTAAGTACAATAATCTTAAAAACACTAAAGTTGAAGTGTTGGTCTGTTGGAGTACGTGGCTCCCCGTGACAAAACAATGGTTTCTGACATTTCTGACAAAGGTACAATACACAATAGTGGGACTGAGAACTTCCCTGTGGGGTTCGGACATGCTTTATTTGTGAATGCATTGAAgccaaaaaatttaaagcatCATAGAAATTCTTCCCGAGTTTTTGGCAGCTGTTCTGAGTTTTGGTTCTTGTGTTTAGGGATTGTGAGGCAGAGTGCCAAGGGATGATTGGCGAGAGCTTGTGACTTTTCATCTGGTGCCATATATAATCGTGTAAACTCGTGCAAATTCTCAATGACTTACAGCTCCTCGTAAACAAACGTGTCCTAAATTTTATAGTGCGCTCGCCATAATGAGACATGCCTAAAACGTCGAAATTTCTTGTAAAATTATCATCGATAGTACTTAGCGCATCTATATAACATCAAGTGCATCGTCTCAAACTTCAATCTCTATCATCTGCTTGAGTTGCACTACTATCTAGTGTTGCAAAAAAGAACTACAAAAGacaaagcagaaaaaaaataaaaaaacccaTGTTTACTGTTGAAGAAGCAACAGCTGATCCACGCCACCTCTCTTCTTGAAACTTCCAGACACACGTGTTTCCTTCTGCTTTGGCGCCCTTTCTCGTACCCTCCAAAACACGCACGTAATTaactcctctccctctccagagactgcattaaaaaaaaaaaaaaaaaaaaaaaaacgaactcTTCAAAACCCcaactctcctctcctctctctctctctctctcctctctatctatctatcttgtGCTGTGATGTACATGAGCAAAGCTGCTGCTTTTAGGAAATTGGCTTCTGggatctcttctcctctctcaaaAGCTCCGGCTTTTTCACGTTGTGCGTCGAGATCGATCGGCTTCTTCTCGCGGCCTCGTTGCACTTTCCCTCGACCGGTCGTTGGGTCGTCGCCTTTTCGGCCGTCGAGATCCGATTGGAGGTCTCTGGGTAGTCTCCGGGATCAGATAGTGAGCTCCGGTGTCGCAATTGAGCCGTCGGAGAGGGAGTTCTCAACTATGGGTAAATTCAATTCAGAATCTCCTACGCTGATACGATCTTAAACAAAACTTAAACAATGTGTGTTACTTTAGTCCTTATACATAAACAAtcgttatactctaaaagcttaaaccgGTAGAGAAtggtgatatttatatttaacaatactCGTTAACTAAAAGTCTAATTATGTTGGTAatgctaaatttttatgatGAATGATTTGGAGTAATTATAGAGTGATTCTGATTAGTTTGTGACTATTGATCTGCTGCTTCCTTGTGGGGCAGCTGCTGGGAATTGTTTCGAGCACATTTTGACGAGCCTGCCGAAGCCCGGAGGAGGGGAATATGGGAAGTATTACAGTTTACCTGCTCTTAATGATCCAAGAATAGGTAATGCATATTCTCTCCTAATTTGATAGATGCTATAACAATTTGTTTATAAAGAGTTCCATTGATTAGAGTCGTTCGCCTAATGCGACGCTTCTTGTAGTTTTTTTGACCATCTTGGTATTGGTTGTATCAAAGCGCATCCTCATGTTATGTACTTTTGTTTTTAGGGGCTAGTTTTataagtaatttttgcatttgGTGTTCCAATATGAATCAATGATAAAATCCATGTGGAGTTTGGAGGGTTTTCAATGCTTTTAAAGTGAACTTTATCTCTTGTTTCATATCAGGAAGTAATAAGAACAAGTTCTGTTGTTGACATGATGGATGCTTCGTTCTTGTGTATATCACAGATAAATTACCGTATTCAATCCGGATTCTTCTTGAGTCGGCAATCCGCAACTGCGACGGCTTCCAGATTAACaaaaatgatgtcgaaaaaattatcGATTGGGAGAACACCTCCCCACAATCAGTTGAAATACCATTTAAGCCGGCTCGTGTTCTTCTGCAGGTGATATCCTTTTTCATTCTAGACTTTTTCATAGTTAAAGGTACTAGTAACTTATTTAACTGTTTCTCTTGTTCATAGGATTTCACTGGTGTTCCAGCTATTGTCGACCTCGCTAGCATGCGTGATGCTATGGCCAAATTGGATAGCGATCCTAATAAGATCAATCCATTGGTGTGTGCTCACATCGATGtttccattaaatttttttttcgtttttcactCCGTATGTTTTTAATGCTTTTAAGCTCTCTTCTTTCTTATCGTAAAATTTACACTTGATTCTGTCGCCTGCTTAGCCTGAAGTAATGTTCTTTCTCGTATGCAGGTTCCGGTAGATCTCGTGATTGATCACTCAGTGCAAGTCGACGTGGCAAGATCAGAAAATGCAATTCAGGCGAATATGGAACTGGAGTTCCACAGAAACAGAGAGCGCTTCGCTTTCCTTAGATGGGGATCCACTGCTTTTCATAATATGCTTATTGTTCCGCCAGGTTCCGGTATTGTTCATCAGGTAAAAGTGACTGCTTTCTGAAAATTTTGCTAGTTAGTCTACCTTCTTTTGTTGGGTGAATTTGCTAAAGAAAATCAGGATTCTTTTCTCATCTTGTAACTCTGAGCACTTTAAACTTTTAGGATTCAAACTGCCCTTCCACTGCAGAACAAAATCGTAATCATAGTTTTAGATAAATCTACTGTTTTAAACAGGCCCTGCTTTTCTTTCCATGTTTCATTGTTTTCCTGGAGGTCCTTTCTTTTAGCTTAATCAACTGTAAGTTCTGAAAATTTATACGATGGTAATTCATTATTTCTCTCTAACATAATGAGGACATAAATTGGCATAATTTCAGGTAAATCTGGAGTATCTTGCTAGAGTTGTTTTCAACAGTGATGGCGTCCTATATCCGGATAGTTTGGTAGGAACTGATTCTCACACTACTATGATTGATGGAATGGGGGTCTCGGGCTGGGGAGTTGGAGGTATTGAAGCAGAGGCAACAATGCTTGGTCAGGTAATATTACGAAATTTTCTgttgtaatttctttttctatttcttattCCTTCAGGAATTGAATACTGCGTAACTTGTTTCTGCTTCGAAAGATGTCATACACGATTTAAGCTGATTCTGTATTTCTAGGAACTGTTCATTCACTTTTAGTTTTTTGTGctgttttttctttgtttccttcgGTAGTTATTATGGTAAAAGCATTCTTTGTATCATATACGAGTTTATTTGTGGCTAATACATTATTTGCCTTGATGAGTAGCCAATGAGCATGGTATTGCCTGGTGTTGTTGGCTTTAAGTTGAGAGGAAAATTGCGTGACGGTGTCACCGCCACTGACCTAGTATTGACCGTGACGCAAATGTTGAGGAAGCATGGGGTTGTTGGCAAGTTTGTCGAGTTCTATGGTATGTTAGTACATGCGGaacttttaatttcattttgcACAGTTGATCGACTTTTCCCCCCCCTAGAATTCGCAACTTTAACCATCCTGTTCATTGTTGCAATTCTGACTAAACCAATTTTGCATGCACCAGAATTCCCGCAATTATGTTTCAGTCCATAAAGGAGAATTTAGTCCAACactactaaaatgaaaaagttgatacaaaattacaaaattgcAATGAAATCAAGACGTTTTTTGCGAAAAGCCCCGCTTTTAAAGCTGCTTAAACACTGTTTCTTTAGTTGGAAATCCTTTTTGTATGCAGGTGAGGGTATGGGTGAGCTCTCGGTAGCTGACAGGGCAACGATTGCTAATATGTCACCTGAATACGGAGCAACAATGGGTTTCTTTCCTGTGGATCACATGACTCTCGAATACTTAAAACTTACAGGAAGAAGTGACGATACTGTGAGTATCTAAATGCTCCTTGTAGTACATATGTATTACAAAAAATTATGGTTCGGATTGTCCTATCTTTCTGCTTTCTGGCTAGTTTTGATAGTTTGAAAGCACcttcaatttctttttaagCTGTGCTTGCGTTTGACTCTTTATGTGTTGCAAACTTACAATGATAACGTTGTTAAAGAAAAGGCGAAGAACGTGAAGAAAGTTTCCTATCTATTTTAAGTGAGAGCCAGCTCCGCCAGCGCTGATGAAATACCACTATCTTCTTCATTATTATGAATTAATGAATCACAACTTTTGCAAACCTGATATAATTAATGGCTTTATTCTATTTAACAGGTGGCAATGATAGAGGCATATTTGCGAGCAAATAAAATGTTTGTTGATTACAATGAGGTAGTTCTATTATTTCAGTTGTCTTAAGATGTATGGTTGACGAATTATCTTAAgacatttttttcataattaactTCAGCCGCAAGTAGAGAGAGTGTACTCATCATACTTAGAGTTGGATCTGTCAGATGTCGAACCATGTGTTTCTGGTCCAAAGAGGTGATTTTTTTGTGTTCGTCTTCTTTCAATGCCTTTAGTCCTCTCGTGTTGTCTaactttcttctcctttttcctaTACGGCAGACCTCATGACCGAGTTCCTTTGAAAGATATGAAAGCAGATTGGCATTCTTGTCTTAATAACAAAATCGGTTTCAAGGTGAGAGACATGGAGTGCTGTATGTATGATGTGTTATCTTTCGACATTAACATAGTAGGGAGAGATTAGTGAATCATCAGATATGGCAgaagtttccttttctttttttaatttttatcgcTTCTATTCTTGGTTGGTTTATTTCAATGCTATTCGCAAGTCTTCATGTGAAATCATACTGATATTGGTCGGTCAATCTGAGCTCTTATCCACTTCAGAAACCAAAAGCTTCCAAAAACCAGGTGTTGATGACTAACACATCGCCTAAAGCTCTTGCTGAGGGTGGTAGCTATTTTGGACTCTAGAATCAGAAGTGTCAATTTGAAGCCAATGCTCCTGCTGCAGCAAGAAGTCATAGGAGTTTAATTAAAATGCTATTTGTTCTTCTTTGAAGTTGGATCCTTTAGCATACAAGTGTTGAAGCCCAAGGTATATTACTTTTGATTCACTTCTTTAGATATTAACTATGTATATGAATTGATTGTTGCAGGGTTTCGGTGTACCGAAGGAATCACAGGACAAAGTTGTGAAGTTCTCTTTCCATGGACAACCTGCAGAGCTCAGACATGGCAGTGTTGTCATAGCTGCTATAACAAGTTGCACCAACACTTCGAACCCTAGTGTCATGCTCGGCGCCGGCCTTGTTGCAAAGAAGGCTTGTGAGTTAGGTCTAGAGGTTAGTATCAGTTACATTTCAAACATCTATTAGCGGCTTTTACATATATGCCTTGTTGAATCATCTACTTACATATAccttataaaatctgaattctcaaatatatccttcaaaaGAGTCGCCTTTTACAGCACTAGCCTTATCATTGGTTGACGAATCATTCAATTCATGAGAAGAAAATTGGTTCTGTATTGTGAATTGTTTTCTAAAGAGAGGTAATTCTGTAAAAGCTAAGACAGTTAATTTTTGCAGGTTAAGTCATGGATTAAAACAAGTCTTGCACCAGGATCTGGAGTTGTCACAAAATACCTACTCAAGAGGTAATTCGACTTCTAGAGCATTAACATGATAATTTGTTGCTCGTTATTTTTGTTGCCGTCTCATAAGCGTTCTTGTTTATCATATTACTTAGTTCATAGAAATAATTCTCTGATTTGTATTGTTTATATCCCAGTGGCTTGCAGGAGTACTTAAACAAACAAGGTTTTCAGACTGTTGGATATGGATGCACTACTTGTATTGGAAACTCTGGGGAGCTTGACGAATCCGTTGCTGCAGCAATTACCGAAAATGGTACTTCTGTATTTCACTTGGATCTATTGTTCTCTTCTGTTTGTTCAAAACTTCTGCATGCATAACTGTGCTGTTTTTCCAGTTGGAATCTACACATATGTTCccctataaaatctgaatttttcgTGTCGATCCTACTACAAATGCTTACAAAATTTTTCATATCGTAATGTGGGGAGTCATCTGATATGCTGGGCTACTGATCACTTTTTTTAAAGTACAAGATACATATTTAAGGAATTAAGTTTTTGAGTAGTACATGAAAAATTATACTCCAAAAGTACTAAtatgtaaattaatttttgtttcagctatttatttatttattctgtgCTGTATATGTGGCATCATGAGGTTTAGGgttggttcttttttttatttttatttttttttgattggggTGTGTGTATAGACCTTGTTGTTGCTGCTGTGCTTTCGGGAAATCGGAATTTCGAGGGGCGAGTCCATCCCTTGACTCGAGCTAATTATCTTGGTTCTCCTCCACTGGTTGTCGCATATGCTCTTGCTGGCACTGTAAGCAACAATATTCTTGATTGTCTTTCATCTTACAATTAGAATCTTTGGCCGAAGCAAGATAAGATTAACTGGAATCAGTCTAAACCTTATTGAACCTGTTGCTTTCTAATTGTCTGGACTAGTTTTCTGATGAATGGTAATTGTCTGAAATACTCGATGTATAACAAGAATCTCTTCTGATTGCGCACATAACTTGTAAAATAAATGCCATGTTTTGCATATTAACTTTGTCGATTAACCATTTTACAGGTTGACATTGATTTTGAGAAGGAACCAATCGGAACAGGGAAGGATGGGAAGAGTGTCTACTTCAAGGACATATGGCCATCTAATGAAGAAATCACGGAGGTGAGCTCCTAGTCGTAAGAAATTTATCATTATAAGGTTCCAGGAACACTAGAAAATATCAAGAAATCTAAGAAGAAGATCATAAAAGATATGTCGGAAGAGATTTGGCTATGTTAAAGACGACACTGTAATACTCTCACATTCTCTCAGTACCTTTCAAAGAATGATGCAACCAAAAGATCTTATTTCTAAGCTTcagctttcctttttttttacccttGAACTTTTACAACAATTTCTAAACTGCAAATTTGTTACTACTCAGATTATGCAATCCAATGTGCTTCCCGATATGTTCAAAAACACTTATGAGGCAATCGCAAAGGGCAACTCTATGTGGAACCAGCTTTCTGTTCCAGCCACAAGCCTTTATCCGTGGGATCCGAAATCCACCTACATTCATGACCCCCCATACTTCAAGGACATGACCATGACTCCACCTGGGCCTCAGAGCGTACGGAACGCATATTGCTTGCTAAAACTAGGCGATAGCATCACTACGGACCACATTTCGCCTGCCGGGAGCATTCACAAGGACAGCCCGGCTGCTAAGTATTTACTTGAGCGCGGAGTGTCCCGAAAGGACTTCAACTCTTATGGTAGCCGTCGTGGAAATGACGAAGTAATGATGAGGGGAACCTTTGCCAATATTCGAATTGTGAATAAGCTCTTGAATGGCGAAGTTGGGCCGAAGACGATTCACATTCCAAGTGGAGAGAAGCTCTATGTTTTCGATGCTGCAATGGTGAGTTTTTGAATTTCTGATCCTTTTACTTCTTTTCACAAAGAA
It encodes the following:
- the LOC109715104 gene encoding ATP synthase gamma chain 1, chloroplastic; protein product: MSSSSSSAGAAAAAAMLASSADSLSSRSLLLPSRLPFQQQQQQQQHSPGLLVRRGAGSAAVRCGLRELRERIDSVKNTQKITEAMKLVAAAKVRRAQEAVVSGRPFSETLVEVLYNINEQLQSEDVDVPLTRVRPVRKVALVVVTGDRGLCGGFNNYIIKKAESRMGELSALGIAYTLISVGKKGNSYFQRRPYIPVDRFLEVGSLPTARDDVFALFVSEEVDKVELLYTKFVSLVKADPVIHTLLPLSPKGEICDINGVCVDAAEDELFRLTTREGRLTVERETVRTPTPAFSPILQFEQDPVQILDALLPLYLNSQILRALQESLASELAARMSAMSNASDNAVELRRSLSIVYNRERQAKITGEILEIVAGANALT
- the LOC109715792 gene encoding aconitate hydratase isoform X2; amino-acid sequence: MYMSKAAAFRKLASGISSPLSKAPAFSRCASRSIGFFSRPRCTFPRPVVGSSPFRPSRSDWRSLGSLRDQIVSSGVAIEPSEREFSTMAAGNCFEHILTSLPKPGGGEYGKYYSLPALNDPRIDKLPYSIRILLESAIRNCDGFQINKNDVEKIIDWENTSPQSVEIPFKPARVLLQDFTGVPAIVDLASMRDAMAKLDSDPNKINPLVPVDLVIDHSVQVDVARSENAIQANMELEFHRNRERFAFLRWGSTAFHNMLIVPPGSGIVHQVNLEYLARVVFNSDGVLYPDSLVGTDSHTTMIDGMGVSGWGVGGIEAEATMLGQPMSMVLPGVVGFKLRGKLRDGVTATDLVLTVTQMLRKHGVVGKFVEFYGEGMGELSVADRATIANMSPEYGATMGFFPVDHMTLEYLKLTGRSDDTGFGVPKESQDKVVKFSFHGQPAELRHGSVVIAAITSCTNTSNPSVMLGAGLVAKKACELGLEVKSWIKTSLAPGSGVVTKYLLKSGLQEYLNKQGFQTVGYGCTTCIGNSGELDESVAAAITENDLVVAAVLSGNRNFEGRVHPLTRANYLGSPPLVVAYALAGTVDIDFEKEPIGTGKDGKSVYFKDIWPSNEEITEIMQSNVLPDMFKNTYEAIAKGNSMWNQLSVPATSLYPWDPKSTYIHDPPYFKDMTMTPPGPQSVRNAYCLLKLGDSITTDHISPAGSIHKDSPAAKYLLERGVSRKDFNSYGSRRGNDEVMMRGTFANIRIVNKLLNGEVGPKTIHIPSGEKLYVFDAAMRYKAAGHDTIVLAGEEYGSGSSRDWAAKGPRLLGVKAVIAKSFERIHRSNLVGMGIIPLCFKPGEDAETLGLTGNERYTIPLPTNITEIRPGQEITVTTDTGKSFTCTARFDTEVELAYYDHGGILHYVVRNLIKSQK
- the LOC109715792 gene encoding putative aconitate hydratase, cytoplasmic isoform X1 — its product is MYMSKAAAFRKLASGISSPLSKAPAFSRCASRSIGFFSRPRCTFPRPVVGSSPFRPSRSDWRSLGSLRDQIVSSGVAIEPSEREFSTMAAGNCFEHILTSLPKPGGGEYGKYYSLPALNDPRIDKLPYSIRILLESAIRNCDGFQINKNDVEKIIDWENTSPQSVEIPFKPARVLLQDFTGVPAIVDLASMRDAMAKLDSDPNKINPLVPVDLVIDHSVQVDVARSENAIQANMELEFHRNRERFAFLRWGSTAFHNMLIVPPGSGIVHQVNLEYLARVVFNSDGVLYPDSLVGTDSHTTMIDGMGVSGWGVGGIEAEATMLGQPMSMVLPGVVGFKLRGKLRDGVTATDLVLTVTQMLRKHGVVGKFVEFYGEGMGELSVADRATIANMSPEYGATMGFFPVDHMTLEYLKLTGRSDDTVAMIEAYLRANKMFVDYNEPQVERVYSSYLELDLSDVEPCVSGPKRPHDRVPLKDMKADWHSCLNNKIGFKGFGVPKESQDKVVKFSFHGQPAELRHGSVVIAAITSCTNTSNPSVMLGAGLVAKKACELGLEVKSWIKTSLAPGSGVVTKYLLKSGLQEYLNKQGFQTVGYGCTTCIGNSGELDESVAAAITENDLVVAAVLSGNRNFEGRVHPLTRANYLGSPPLVVAYALAGTVDIDFEKEPIGTGKDGKSVYFKDIWPSNEEITEIMQSNVLPDMFKNTYEAIAKGNSMWNQLSVPATSLYPWDPKSTYIHDPPYFKDMTMTPPGPQSVRNAYCLLKLGDSITTDHISPAGSIHKDSPAAKYLLERGVSRKDFNSYGSRRGNDEVMMRGTFANIRIVNKLLNGEVGPKTIHIPSGEKLYVFDAAMRYKAAGHDTIVLAGEEYGSGSSRDWAAKGPRLLGVKAVIAKSFERIHRSNLVGMGIIPLCFKPGEDAETLGLTGNERYTIPLPTNITEIRPGQEITVTTDTGKSFTCTARFDTEVELAYYDHGGILHYVVRNLIKSQK